Within the Mucilaginibacter sp. CSA2-8R genome, the region TACCGATGCCGCCGGGACTGCTTTATGGACCGTTGATACCAAAGGCAATATCATCTTTGTAAATCAAACCTGGCTGGATTGGACCGGCAGGCCTTTTAAGGCCCATTTAGGCCGGGGATGGATTGATTTTGTGGTGCCCGAAGATCGTGAGAGGGTGATTAGTAGTTTTATCAGGGATATTAATCACAAGAGCCAATTTCATGTTGATTTTAGGGTATTGCGCAAAGACAAGAGCTTGCAATGGGTAGCCGCTACAGGTAAACCACGCTACACCATTAATGGCGATTTTGCCGGTTACGTAGGCTCGTGTATGGATATTACAGAGCGGAAAAAGACCGAGCAATTATTGCGTGACAGCGAAGAGCGCTTTCGCAACATTGCCGATTCGGCACCTGTTCTAATATGGATGACCGGTACTGATAAGCAAATTACATTTGTAAATAAAAGCTGGACTGAGTTTGCCGGCGTTAATCAGTTGGTAGGCAATATTGGCCATTTGCACGATGATTTATTGCACCCCGACGATCAGGCCATGATAGTTAATGGCTATATACAGGCATTTGATACCCGCCAGGAGTTTTATCTGGAGTACCGTATGCGCAATCGCAATGATAAATACCGTTGGATTGGCATGAAGGGGATACCGCGCATTGGCCCTGATGGCACGTTTGAGGGCTACATTGGCTCGGGTATGGATATTACTGAAATGAAGGAGCACGAGCTGATTAAGAATGATTTTATCGGTATGGCAAGTCATGAATTAAAAACACCTATAACATCTATTAAAGCATACGTGCAATTGCTGCTTACTATTTATAGTAAAAAATCAGACGATGAGTTTTTGCTGCGCTCATTAAATACGGTAAACAAGCAGATTAATAAACTCACCCGTTTAATTACAGATTTACTGGATGTTTCGAAAATGGAAAGTGGCAGGTTAAGCTTATGCAGCTTTGAATTTGATTTGCATGATCTGATTAAAGAAACGGTAGACGAAGTGCAGCATACCGCTACGCAGCATGATATTTTGTATACCACTGTGGGGCCGCTTGCTGTTTATGCCGACCGTGACCGCATTGCACAGGTAATTACTAACTTTTTGACTAATGCTATCAAATACTCGCCGGATAGTGACCGGGTTGATGTATCGGTAAGTGTAGATGACCAAGCTGTAACCGTTGGTGTTCGTGATTATGGTATCGGTATCAACCCCGAAGAGCAAGCCAAAGTATTTAATCGCTTTTACAGAGTAGAAGGTCGTAACGAACAAACATTTTCGGGTTTTGGTATTGGCTTATATGTTGCTGCCGAAATTGTACGGAGGCATGGCGGAAACGTTTGGGTAGAAAGCGAAAAAGGTAATGGCTCGGTATTTTATTTTACACTGCCACTATACAAAGATTTAACGCAAAATTGAGTTGCCCAACTCATTATTATACCCGAATTCAAATTATTTGTAATTTGTGTAAACAGTATGGATTAAATTACTGTTATGTAACCAAATCATCTACTGTAAAGGATATTAACTATGAAAGATCAAACCAAAATTATTGCAGCACTTTTAGTAGGTGCTGCGGCAGGTGCAGCTATAGGTTTATTGTTGGCTCCAGAAAGCGGCTCTGAACTTAGAGAAGATATTGCTGATTATGTGAACGATTTAATTGACAAAACAAAAGACAAAGCACAAATAACTGCTGACGATTTGAAAGAATACGGCAACACTTTGGTTGATAAAGCTAAAACCAAATTTAACGGTGTAGCAAGCACTTTATCTGATTATAAAGATGAAGCTCAGGATAAACTTGATGATGCAAAATCATATGCAAATCAGGGCTATGATAACGCGAAATCGGCTGTTAAAAGCGAATCAAACGATTTAAACAGCTCAATACAGAGCGCATAATTATATTGTGCTAATTAATATGAAATGCC harbors:
- a CDS encoding PAS domain-containing sensor histidine kinase — encoded protein: MQSQNEDTGDLAGGSSQFNGQLFHLLMEAPGPIALLRGRDGLCDVHNPQFQKLWGGPNQLHQPMRIAWPHQEANGVFEMVEGVFDTGRPFHQHNYASIADWNDDGKAEQRYFDLVYSPYRNESGVIVGVIIMGLDVTAKTNAHQQLAERQLLFKDITDAAGTALWTVDTKGNIIFVNQTWLDWTGRPFKAHLGRGWIDFVVPEDRERVISSFIRDINHKSQFHVDFRVLRKDKSLQWVAATGKPRYTINGDFAGYVGSCMDITERKKTEQLLRDSEERFRNIADSAPVLIWMTGTDKQITFVNKSWTEFAGVNQLVGNIGHLHDDLLHPDDQAMIVNGYIQAFDTRQEFYLEYRMRNRNDKYRWIGMKGIPRIGPDGTFEGYIGSGMDITEMKEHELIKNDFIGMASHELKTPITSIKAYVQLLLTIYSKKSDDEFLLRSLNTVNKQINKLTRLITDLLDVSKMESGRLSLCSFEFDLHDLIKETVDEVQHTATQHDILYTTVGPLAVYADRDRIAQVITNFLTNAIKYSPDSDRVDVSVSVDDQAVTVGVRDYGIGINPEEQAKVFNRFYRVEGRNEQTFSGFGIGLYVAAEIVRRHGGNVWVESEKGNGSVFYFTLPLYKDLTQN
- a CDS encoding YtxH domain-containing protein, with the protein product MKDQTKIIAALLVGAAAGAAIGLLLAPESGSELREDIADYVNDLIDKTKDKAQITADDLKEYGNTLVDKAKTKFNGVASTLSDYKDEAQDKLDDAKSYANQGYDNAKSAVKSESNDLNSSIQSA